The candidate division WOR-3 bacterium genome has a window encoding:
- a CDS encoding TonB-dependent receptor, with product MKKCFLLTLLLMSFVLGSNLGKIKGKVVDDTGEPLIGVNIIVEGTELGASTDEEGEYLIPFVPAGMHSVTASYIGYNSVTKKDVLVYTTQTSVVNFQLAPTVITMETIVISAERDMVIKTQTQTERTVTAKDIDMLPISDINQIITLQAGVSTSDRGTHIRGGRATEIAYFVDGILTKAPHYGQQSVRINKQAVEEVAITTGGFDAEYGEALSGVINVVTREGSEKFGGLFRYTTDEVFTTDKLNFGYNFYEMSMGGGLLAKSRLRYFLSGEAMLTDAYEAAKYKVPSERTDYKVQGKLSYRLPGARGKITFTNFYSREQFMHYQDIWGDLSFIYHLDHNYGVLRKNYLSTVTLNYMPTKNTMLEAKFGYTKYTRFRAVRDLEAEVAADRQWYEDYIFKANHFPDIIPTLEEDTLKKNYLVDSMMNYYEEMSRRNAASLRNNPYGATGFFYTVGDQRLWRFEYNHDYQGVFSFTSSMGKVHEVKTGVNIIKQYVGWYDNNLPWASLPFWDIYEKDPLKLAAYVQDRMDFEGIIARVGIRFDYFDSKASGLRNPSDITDSTLVQYPPKWRLSPRLGFSMPITERSKLRFNYGHFFQTPTAHNLYRSTEPMVVWLLLHRFNSVLGNPDLTVEKTIAYEIGYENQISDIFAFGFIAYYKDIYDLIQTRKVITLPYPYYQVTNVDYGNVKGIEFTLKKRLYNYWSFDLSYTLQFAKGTASDAWQHYYDIYNSNQGQDPITGEYRLPRIDYWLDFDERHIVNSNVGFAFPEDFSFIPLKNVFTDFIISYHSGFPYTPQDLKGKALGDQNSARLPGYINVDANITKEISLFGLKFSIFGLFYNLFNTEQIISVYSATGKPDDDGGEVSIQIQDFSSISMTSAYYTPQADYNHDGLNTPEELYSEYIAARRVYYNNPFHWKPGFRARVGIGLKF from the coding sequence ATGAAGAAATGTTTCTTACTAACTCTGTTACTGATGTCGTTTGTTCTCGGCTCTAATTTGGGAAAGATTAAGGGCAAAGTCGTCGACGACACAGGCGAACCTTTGATCGGTGTAAATATAATTGTCGAGGGGACAGAATTGGGTGCATCTACTGATGAAGAAGGTGAATATCTGATTCCGTTTGTTCCCGCTGGGATGCATTCAGTGACGGCGTCATATATCGGTTATAATTCCGTCACCAAGAAAGATGTCCTTGTATATACTACCCAGACCTCGGTCGTGAACTTTCAGCTGGCACCGACTGTAATTACGATGGAGACAATCGTCATCAGCGCGGAACGGGATATGGTGATAAAAACCCAGACCCAGACCGAGCGAACCGTCACGGCGAAGGATATCGATATGTTGCCGATCAGCGACATAAACCAGATCATCACACTTCAGGCAGGGGTATCCACAAGTGACCGCGGTACCCATATTCGAGGAGGAAGGGCGACCGAGATTGCTTATTTCGTCGATGGAATATTGACCAAGGCACCCCATTATGGACAGCAGTCGGTCAGGATAAACAAACAGGCTGTCGAGGAGGTGGCGATAACGACCGGTGGTTTTGATGCGGAATATGGTGAAGCGCTGTCCGGTGTGATCAACGTCGTAACCCGTGAGGGCTCGGAGAAATTCGGCGGTCTGTTTCGTTATACCACCGACGAAGTCTTTACGACTGACAAACTGAATTTCGGCTACAATTTTTATGAAATGAGCATGGGCGGCGGACTTCTTGCCAAATCGCGTCTGCGATATTTTCTTTCCGGAGAGGCGATGCTTACGGATGCCTATGAGGCGGCAAAATATAAAGTGCCGTCGGAAAGGACTGATTATAAAGTGCAGGGCAAGCTCTCTTACCGCCTGCCCGGAGCAAGGGGCAAGATAACCTTCACAAATTTTTATTCACGTGAACAGTTTATGCATTATCAGGACATCTGGGGTGACCTCAGTTTCATCTATCATCTGGACCATAATTACGGAGTGCTGCGCAAGAATTATCTGTCGACTGTAACCCTCAACTATATGCCTACCAAAAACACGATGCTGGAAGCGAAATTCGGATACACCAAATATACCCGTTTTCGTGCCGTGCGCGACCTTGAGGCGGAAGTCGCGGCGGATCGACAGTGGTATGAAGATTATATTTTCAAGGCGAATCATTTCCCTGATATAATCCCGACTCTGGAGGAAGATACTTTAAAGAAGAACTATCTTGTGGATTCCATGATGAATTACTACGAAGAGATGAGCAGACGAAATGCAGCCAGTTTGAGGAACAATCCTTATGGTGCAACCGGTTTCTTCTACACGGTCGGAGATCAACGTCTCTGGAGATTTGAATACAACCACGATTATCAAGGAGTCTTTTCGTTTACGAGTTCAATGGGGAAAGTACACGAAGTAAAAACGGGAGTTAATATCATAAAACAGTATGTCGGCTGGTACGACAACAATCTGCCCTGGGCGAGTCTTCCTTTCTGGGATATTTATGAAAAGGATCCATTAAAACTCGCCGCATACGTACAGGATCGTATGGATTTTGAAGGAATAATCGCCCGCGTGGGCATACGTTTTGATTACTTCGACTCCAAGGCAAGCGGTCTGCGGAACCCCTCAGACATAACCGATTCCACCCTGGTGCAATACCCTCCGAAATGGCGCCTCTCCCCTCGTCTCGGTTTCTCGATGCCGATCACGGAAAGATCCAAGTTGAGATTCAACTACGGCCACTTTTTCCAGACCCCGACCGCTCATAATCTTTATCGTTCAACCGAGCCAATGGTTGTCTGGCTTCTTCTCCATCGATTCAACTCGGTTCTGGGTAACCCGGATCTCACAGTGGAAAAGACGATTGCTTATGAAATCGGTTATGAAAACCAGATATCAGACATCTTCGCCTTCGGGTTTATCGCTTATTACAAAGACATCTACGATTTAATCCAGACGAGGAAGGTAATCACTCTTCCCTATCCTTATTATCAGGTCACCAATGTCGATTACGGCAACGTCAAGGGGATCGAGTTTACTTTAAAAAAGAGGTTGTATAATTACTGGAGCTTTGATCTATCGTACACCCTTCAATTCGCCAAAGGAACCGCCTCAGACGCCTGGCAGCATTATTACGACATATACAACAGTAACCAGGGACAGGATCCGATCACCGGAGAATATCGTCTGCCGAGAATCGATTACTGGCTTGATTTTGACGAACGCCACATCGTAAATTCAAATGTCGGTTTTGCTTTTCCTGAGGACTTCTCTTTTATCCCGCTTAAAAACGTCTTTACCGATTTTATTATCTCTTATCACTCGGGATTTCCCTACACTCCCCAGGACTTAAAAGGAAAGGCCCTCGGTGACCAGAATTCCGCCCGGCTGCCCGGGTATATAAATGTCGATGCCAACATAACCAAAGAGATCTCTTTGTTCGGGCTTAAGTTTTCTATCTTCGGACTGTTCTATAATCTATTCAATACCGAACAGATTATCTCGGTCTACAGTGCTACGGGAAAACCCGATGACGACGGCGGTGAGGTAAGTATTCAAATCCAGGACTTTTCCTCCATTTCTATGACGAGTGCTTATTATACTCCCCAGGCAGACTACAATCATGACGGGCTGAATACTCCTGAAGAGCTCTATTCAGAATATATTGCGGCACGCCGTGTTTATTACAATAACCCATTTCACTGGAAACCCGGATTCCGTGCGCGTGTAGGTATTGGGCTGAAGTTTTAA